TGTTGCAGGGGTGGAACTTTGCCAGTGCGCTGTCCGAGTATCGCGCGCATTCTGGGCCTACAAAGCACAGATACTGCGACGAGACTTATATCGAGTTTTTTGATCCCGACCTCATAAACCTTCCACCGAATCACGATCTGCCGGCTTGGTGGTACGAGGCCGACGGAGCGGACGACGGGTGGGTCGAAGTCGACCCGCCAcccaaggagaagaagaagaaggacaaggatAAGGGaaaggagggcaaggagggagaggaggagaaagtgaaggaggccaaggaggagaccTTCGACACGGCCAAGAGCAGCCGCGCACTAGAGGGTAATGGCGACGCGCACGCAAACGGCGCACATCGACACGGTGccgacggcggcgtggggTAGTACTGTGTCGATTTCGCGTTCTTCGTGATTCGGCAGTAGCATAATTGTACCACTTATGTACTGGTTCTCTCTGAGCAGAGTGGCTGCTCCCACCCTATCCTCCGCCAGCTTCCACCAGTCGCGATGCCCGTCGTCACGGCCTGTGTGACCCCTCTCCGTGCCAGCCACCGGATCCAACACTCCGTATGGATGCATTACTACTGATGGCATACATGAACTAGTATACAGTCTATGACTTGAACTTGAGCGGGTCGACCTTACGTCCCTTGCCTCCGCGtcctccgcgtccgcctcgtccacgTCCACCACCCCGCCCACGCTTCGCGAACGGGATGTGTCGCCCGTCGcccacgtcgccgccagTCGGCAATGCTGCAATCTTGGGCATCAGATATCCCGGGACGTGCTTGAGATGCTTGCTGGTACGGCCGGCATGAAGCGGCGCGTCGTGGCGCAGGAAtgcgaggtcgagcgggtTAGCGGCGAAGTGCTGCTTGAGCTTCTCCGAGTTAAGGAGTTCGCGGCGGACTTCCTCTCGCCGCGCATCCTGTACGCGCTTCGAGGTgacggcgcgcagcgcgtccTCCATGCGGTACCTGAAGCCTTCGatctcgccgcggcgaccTCCCCAGTCCCACTCCTTGATCTCTGCGTCGgactcggccttgacgcgcGCCTTGATCCGGTTGAATACTTCCTCGTCTCGCTTCGCAGTCTTCAGCGACACACCCTTGTCTTTCCCCCACTTGTCCTTGGGCACAACGAAGGAGAGGGCAAGGCCCGAGTGCCCTGCACGCGCAGTCCGGCCAACACGGTGGAGGTaggcggtggcggtggtgggaaGGTCGAAGTTGATGACGGATGACGCGGCGGTGAAGTCGATACCGCGCGCCATCGAGTTGCCGGGgccgcgcttcttcttgcgcGGTGCACCAGCTGGTGGGGAGgtggcgcggcgcttgGAAGGTCCGGCCTCAGCGTTGGTGTCGGTAGTttcctcagcctcgtccgcctcctcctgagcctcatcgtcctcgtcgtcgccctcagcatcttcctcttcctcctcctgctcctcctcttcctcctccgcagcctccttctcgacatCGTCGGGGTTGGCCTCGTCCGTGGCAATCACGACGTCATACACACCACGGTTGaactcctcgacgacgtggtATCGAGAAGCCAATGGCAGCTCCGAGTTGACGACGCAGCACTTGATGCCAAAGTGTTCCAAGAACAGACGGACGCGGTACCCGCGCTCAATGTCGTTGACAAAGATGATCGACTTGCccttgatgagcttgagcttgagcagTACAAagatgaggaggaactTGTCGCCCTCAGAAGTGTGCGTAAAGTGCTGGGTGAGGAGCGAGGATGCAGTGGCGGGCTCCGAGAGGGTGAGGATAGCGGGGTTGCGGAGCACGAGGCCCTTGATGCTGTTGATCTCCTCGCTGAGCGTCGCGCTCATGAGACACGCCTGCGTGCCGAGCTTGGGGACAAAGTTCATCGCGGGGTCGAGGATACGGCTCAGGTCGTCCTTGTGGCCGTacgagaggaggaggtcggcctcgtcgataGCCAAGAAGGCGAGGTGTGCGAGGTCGACACTCTTGCTCTGCagcagggcgaggagcttggtTGGCGTGGCGACAACCACATCGGGGTTAtcgttgaggaggacgctgtcgtcagcctcTAGCTCAAAAAGAGAAGAAAGAAGAGGTATCAGAAGGAAGGCAACGGAAGTATCCACACGGTTTTGCGCTCTCGGACACTTGCCCGAAGGCATTTACATCCGAAAAATGCTTCATCATGCGAGAGAATCGGACAGGTACTCACCGCTGGATGTTGGCGCCACCGGCAgcgacgttgacgacaGACAcaacgccctcggcatACACCGTGAGCGCTTTGACAAA
Above is a genomic segment from Cutaneotrichosporon cavernicola HIS019 DNA, chromosome: 1 containing:
- a CDS encoding uncharacterized protein (Tyrosine phosphatase family); translated protein: MASKTPASLIQVPECFAIVEPGVYRCASPTSSQVPFLQSLGLRTIISLTPEHPARQLVLFVRASGVEFVHLGSALFQPQNDWRPLNDEIVKSALEMILDVRSHPVLVIDPLGIHQTGVVFGCLRMLQGWNFASALSEYRAHSGPTKHRYCDETYIEFFDPDLINLPPNHDLPAWWYEADGADDGWVEVDPPPKEKKKKDKDKGKEGKEGEEEKVKEAKEETFDTAKSSRALEGNGDAHANGAHRHGADGGVG
- the DBP9 gene encoding uncharacterized protein (ATP-dependent RNA helicase); this encodes MAPQQALLDAELTFSSPPFSTLLDARVLRALADLKFAHPTLVQAKAIPLLLEGKDVLARARTGSGKTAAYVVPAVQRILEAKIAEEPTSPTYQVTRAVVLVPTRELAIQVTNFVKALTVYAEGVVSVVNVAAGGANIQRVLLNDNPDVVVATPTKLLALLQSKSVDLAHLAFLAIDEADLLLSYGHKDDLSRILDPAMNFVPKLGTQACLMSATLSEEINSIKGLVLRNPAILTLSEPATASSLLTQHFTHTSEGDKFLLIFVLLKLKLIKGKSIIFVNDIERGYRVRLFLEHFGIKCCVVNSELPLASRYHVVEEFNRGVYDVVIATDEANPDDVEKEAAEEEEEEQEEEEEDAEGDDEDDEAQEEADEAEETTDTNAEAGPSKRRATSPPAGAPRKKKRGPGNSMARGIDFTAASSVINFDLPTTATAYLHRVGRTARAGHSGLALSFVVPKDKWGKDKGVSLKTAKRDEEVFNRIKARVKAESDAEIKEWDWGGRRGEIEGFRYRMEDALRAVTSKRVQDARREEVRRELLNSEKLKQHFAANPLDLAFLRHDAPLHAGRTSKHLKHVPGYLMPKIAALPTGGDVGDGRHIPFAKRGRGGGRGRGGRGGRGGKGRKVDPLKFKS